The DNA segment gacgaagcagaagggcccgtcagcactcaccttgtcatcagcacaaacgggcagatcgggggggcaaggtagcactatcattttctcatcgtgctccttatgaaacgtCTGGTtaggctcatccccctttgtcagccgcaaaactgctccagcagtgttcacagaagatgtctccttcagaagggtcgagttggcccagggatacagggttttgaagtctggcaagggaacaggggctcctccggcgataggtggagtcgcctgggccaggttagggcgggaagacgcaggcctctcagcctgggaagatgaagcgccacgaactcgtggtgggtcgtgtgcttgtgaaagGGGGTTTCGtggtgaaggaggaggattcggggtgatctttgtgcgagtcattgttgcagctgcaaaggaagaagaaaaggaaaaatgatcaggggttacagaggctgactcgatcatagaaggaaggtgaaaaacgaacgaacgtaggttcgttgcgatgattgacgaagccctaagttacgtagaaggagaaatggaaaaaacaacccacagcgtatgcaccaggcagttacaggatgatgcgaatcggttaaaatgcaaggaaaaccagcagaagaaggaaagtaggtaccttttgatgatcaggaagacgacgAAGGATGATGATGGTTCAGGATGTtgaagagcgctgagagttttttgcagaaggaagttagagcgtttgtaaacacgaagaaaagtgatggaacagtgtgaagtgaaaatgggtttaagagttttttcgaaatgggtttgggaagcgcaaacggtaactgaaggtgaccgttgatgaagccacgtgtcgcgTGATGGacaaggggtttggtggagcgtcagagcagcagaaagtacaaaccgcttggaattctgcgtcagtgccacgtagaccggtgttggcgtggctctttcagtcttttcgctggacaagtcttcgcttaagactggggggcttgtgtaccgccctggaagtcagaagtgatgacgtggcatcgagctacagtataggcgtgttgacaaggcgccaggttggcagaagggaaggaagtcggggggctcgtgtaagcgccagttattaagttggagataccaggcgatcgcccagctactgatgaagtcgccagatgtagactcaggcgacctagtgattggagatcgccagagcaagcacatcgccagagatgaaggtggtgcagattatgaaggcggccggcgagaccacagggaaggtgtatgaaagcaccctaactcgccagttccagtagagatcgcactcccaagttagctatgcactgggcaacaccatgcataagtaacttagccaaaaagagagtcagaagcagcgcccaagtcaaggagcctccaggtgatggcacgtgtacagttggatgcgagccacgtgtccaagtctgtaactgccaggagagagaaagcaaccaggtatataagagttcttaacgaactttctgaggtacgcacgttgagattacactctttacgcttgcgagttctagagcttactgtgagagagaatttgcacggttcttgttctcttagtatttggtgattcggtcactgacttgggcgttggagtgcgatcggccgcagcggcgccgctctgtttctttgcaggttcttgaggtggatctcgaagaggaacggaggtttaaagcggtgcacacgtcgatcttttgacgaggcagtttccagcgttctagtcaaccggcaggatcaatgtTAAATTGAATTGTTTATTCGTCATTGTGAATGTGTATGTTGCATGCTCGCTTAGTGATAAGGCTGTCATGTGGGACACTCTGTTAACCATTAAAAGGGCTAGTCAGAATGAGGAGTGGTGTTGCTGCGGGGATTTTAATGCTGTTAGGATTATGGAGGAAAGGAAAGGTGTTAGAGGTTATTCCAGCCAAAAAAAGGAAGATTGGAGACTTCAATGAGTTCATTGATAAGAATATGTTGGTGGAGTTACCTCTTGTAGGTAAAAAGTTCACATGGTATAAGCCAGATGGGTTTGCTAAAAGTAGATTAGATAGATTTTTAGTATCCATGGAATGGCTCCAAATGTGGCCTACGAGCAAGCAATATGTGCAACAGAGGGAGGTCTCGGATCACTGTGCTATAGTGGCCAAATCTTGGGATAAAGATTGGGACCCTGGACCATTTAAAACAATTGACGCTTGGCTCTTGGAACCTGGGTTCAAGGATTTGGTGAAGGATAAATGGAACAATTATGAGGTACAGGGGAATAGAATGTCCAAGCTCAAAGATAAATTGAAGTTGTTGAAGGGTGACATCAAGGAGTGGAATAGGAGCATTTTCGGGAATATTGAGGAGAGTAAACGTATAATCATGATGGAGATTGAGAAGCTTGACGTCAAGGATGCTGAATGTGATTTATTGTAGGGGGGAAAATTGAGAAGATTGGAGTTACTCAGTCAACAGAAGATATTAAAGAAAAAGATGGAATCTATAAATAGGCAGAAAGCTAGATCTATTTGGTTTAAGCATGGGGATTCTAATTCCAAATTTTATCATTCTATAATTAGGTGGAGGAAACTCAGGAACAAAGTTAAAGGTGTTGAAATAGACAACTAGTGGTGCGAAGAACCGGAATCTGTGCGAAGGGAAGCTAAACGAGTGTTTGAACAAAGGTTCATGGCCACTCCTGATCATGGTGTTAGACTTGGTCTCGTGGACTTCATGTCTCTTCCCGAGGCGGTTAGCCTGAAAATGGTAAAGGTTTTTTTCTGAAGAAGAGGTAAAGGCTGCAGTGTGGTTGTGTGAGGGATCAAAAAGTCTGGGTCCAGACGGCTATAATTTTAACTTCATTAAGAGTAATTGGGAGATCCTAAAGGAGGATATCATGGAAGTGGTGTACATGTTTCAAGAATCTGGGAGCTTTTCAAAGGGTTGCAATGCGTCATTTATCGCTCTTATTCCCAAAGTGAAGAACCTTGTCTTGATTGATTACTTCAGACCTATATCTCTAGTGGGAGCTCTTTATAAGATCATTACTAAGGTCTTGTTGTGCCGTATCAAGGAAGTCATGCATTTGGTTATAAACGATGTTCAGTCAGCTTTCTTGGAAGATAGAGGTATGTTAGACAGTGTCATGATGGCTAATGAGGTAATTGAAGAGGTTCAGAGAAATCGGAAGAGTGGGGTGTGCCTGAAGGTAGACTTTACAAAGGATGGGGTTCCATAACAAATGGATAAAGTTTGGAGACGGCTACAGTGTCTGTCCTGGTTAATGGTAGTCCAACAAAGGAGTTCAGACCTATGAGGGGGTTGAGGAAAGGAGATCCTTTGGCGCCGTTTCTTTTCCTTATTGTAGCAGAAGGGCTAACTGGTTTAGTTCGCAAAGCTGTAAAGGAGGACTTGCTAAGAGGTATCAAGGTGGGGAGAGTTGAGTTAGAATGTTGTCTGCTACAATTTGCAGATGACACCATGTTCATGTGTGAAGATTCCTTCTCCAATGTTTTCACAATTAAGGCGATTCTCAGGGTCTTTGAGCTTGCTTCTGGGCTTAAAGTTAACTTCTACAAATCAAAGATAACAGGTTTACAGGTAGAAAAAAGTAATCTTGAGTTATATGCGAGAACTCTCAATTGTGATGTCATGCAGATACCTTTTATCTATCTGGGGATGCAAGTAGGTGGTAACCCAAGGAGGACACAGTTTTGGGAACCAGTCGTGGAGAAAGTTAAAACCAGACTTAGTGCTTGGAAGGGGAAATGTCTATCGTTTGCAGGTAGGTTATGCTTGATTAAGTCGGTTTCAACAACTATACCCTTGTTCTACCTTTCTTTCTATAAAGCGTCGACATCAGTCTGTGATAAGATATCAGTATGCATAGGAGGTTTCTTTGGGCGTGGGGCAAGGATAGCAAATATATATCCTGGGTTCGTTGGGAAAATGTATGCAAATCAAAGGAGGAAGGGGGATTGGGGGTCAAGGATATTAAAAAGTTCAATCGGGCTTTGCTAGCAAAATGAAAGTGGAGGATGATGAGtgaagaaaaggggaaatggAAAGAGATCTTGGTATCTAAGTATTGTAATGGTGTGGTAAGTAATCAAGACTGTGGTAAACATCATTCTTGGTGGTGGAGTGATCTTCGTAAGGTATGTGACGAGGGAGAAGGTGAGGGCTGGTTCTGTAATCATGTTGCATGGAAAGTGGGAAATGGGGACAAAATTAGGTTTGGGGAAGATGCCTGGCTGGACAATAATAAGCTTAAATCACTGTTTCCTAAATTGTATTCCATATCCTTAAAGCAAGAAAAATGGTGGGAGAGGTAGGCTCGTGGGGGGCGTTAGGGTGGTCATGGAGGTTAAGGTGGAGAAGGActagatttgagtgggaaaaCTCTATAGAGGAAGAAATGATGAACCTCATTACAGGGAAGACTTTGAACAAGGACTCTGAGGATATTATTGAATGGAGTGGGGATTCCAAAGGTGTATTCTCTGTCAAATCTGCATACCTAACATTGTTTAACTCTCCCAATGGCAGTTCGCATAATGTGTTTTCGTTGttattgttcctgctagggagatgggacctagagaactattgaagtcttcttctcctcccTTCGGTCAGTCAGGTAACTGGGTGATGAGCTGGaattcttctcgtcctcctgcctctccttcggcactcggtctcgggtggacaccggatggtgggggtacctgcgaaggcactccgacgctcaagtcagtaaagcgagtggtcagctctcaggtaggtgaacagtaataaatgacataccttactccttggaatgcgtgctatttatattattctaatgggcctaccttgttgggcccgtttatcgaggtggataccgcttagggttgcattacctaattcttgatgatggattaacttcactgatcttggtttgagcgttagcTGTAGTAGGGGTCGGCCGTCGGCCAAGTTCCCATGGTgtgggtcggccatcggccaaattccACTGGTCTTGGTCGAGTCTTATaaggtctcggccaagtcttctaaggtctcggcctctcggcctctcggcctctcggcctttcggccaagtcttctaaggtctcggcctctcggcctttcggccaagtcttctaaggtctcggcctctcggcctcTCGACCAAGTCTtttaaggtctcggcctctcggtcgtctctcggcctctcggccaagtcttctaatgTTTCAGCTAAGTTCCCCTGGTCTCGGTCATGTGGACTCGGCCTCGGGCAGCCAGGTGGACCTCGGCCTCGCCCATACCGGTACAGTTATGGCAAGCCAAAGCAACACCCAAAGATGTATTTACGGCATGGAGGGTTTTAATTGGGAGGCTACCAACTTATGATAACCTTATCAAGAGAGGTATGGTTGTCAATTCTTCCATGTATGTGCTGTGTAAAGCAGCTGAAGAATCATCTCAACATATTTTTATGACTTGTATTTTTGCACAACGGGTTTGGTTACTTTGTCTAAGGTGGATGGGTATCGTGTCTGTTCAGCACAAGGATCTCATAAATCACTTTGAGAGCTTCCACCTAACTCATTTAACTACTAAGCAGAATCAAGTTTGGAAGGGTTTATGGGTTGCAATTGTTCGGAGTATATGGGATCAGAGAAATCTGGTTGTGTTTAAACAAGGGATACCGGACGCTGAAGAAATCTTCCATTCAGCTCAAGTGGTCACATGGTTATGTTTGAAGTTTGGGGCGGCTTCCTTTAGATATTCCTACTCGGATTGGATTCTTAATAATAACACTTGTTTGCAAAGTTACTATATGGAGGAGGATGTTGAGATTTTTTTGTATATTCATGTCTTGTATAAGGTAACTGTGCTAGCTAGGAGTGGTACGAGGATAGCAGGTAGCTGTAGTGGTAATGTTGTTAAGAATAAAAAGCAGGTTTCTAGTATTGGAGATATTAATCTGGCCTTTGTTATAAGAGTTGGGAGGCCTTTTGCAGGTTTGTTACAGGGATGTGTTGGGTAAGGGCACTTCGAGTTTTAGTAGATCGCTTCAGCACAAAATAAGAAACGGTCTCTCCAACGCATAAATGGTTGGGAATTCACATTTTCATCATCTTTGATAAAATCAAGTCCTCCACGGAGACATTCATAAACTGCTACAGGATTAAGGAGAAGCTGGGGTGTTGCAGGGTGGAAATAAAATGTACTATAGATGTAATGTTTCAGTAAAAGGAAATGCTATAATCCTTGCTGGAGTATTTTTTGCAGGTTATAAGGTGGAGGAAAGTATGTGAGCATAGGAAAACAAGGTGCTTCTAGTCCCGAGCATGTGATGGTTCAAGGATGTCTAGTTTTGTTAGATGGCTTTCAGGTAGTTCTAATATCACAGCTGAGCTAGGGAAGGAGAATAACAATAGGGTAGCTCCTATAGTCTGGAGTTTGAATCAGGGTTGAGCATTTTGGAGCTGGAAGTCGTTCGAAGGAGTAGAAGGTAGGTTTGAAGCTGCTCTGTGATAGACAAAGAATGCTGCGAGTTCTGTTTTGTGCAGCTTAAGAGGTATAAAAGAAAGGTAGTTTCTGTTTTGCAAAAGATGCAGCTGTGTTGGGGTTTCTTTGAGCTTTATAGCGCGGTGCATACCAGCTCATGCAGTCACAAATCTTTATTCTCTGAAGAATTTGTTTCAATAGGTGCTGGTTGTGGGTCCGCTAGGAGCTCATAGGAAATGGTATATTACTTTTGCTAGGCCCTGTTTGTATTGTTTGTAAGGTGTTATTAGGAGTCTCTATCTATTTTTGTATTGGACTATATGGTTTTGGGTTCAGTAACTAAGTATctcttttattctattattctattatattttgttgataaaaaaaaaaagttataatgttcctgtttcactttaataaacttttaaaCACTAGTTTACTTGTTTTAGTCACTGTGTTATCTTATTCTTAGCTTATTTGctataagaaaacaaacaagaatttatttcaaattttagctTAATAATCCTAAGAAACAAACAGATTCAGAGAAAATATAGAAATAGTCGAGTCATTCATGGCCTGTTGACGGAACTGTCACGTGTTTTTCTGATGAGACCTATTGCAGCAAAGGCCTTCGTTAGGGGTACCGATTGCATATGcagttttttcatttttcttattcttttctttcCAATTTTTTGTGCTTTTGGGATATAAATTTAATCTTTGACTTGCAGTGTGGAAGGCGATGGAGATCTGCTATCAGATATTGCTTCACGAAAAGCGTGTCATGCAGAGGGAGCTCTTCTGCAAGCTGCTTTGTCTTTCGCCAGACCTGTTTGCTTCTCAAACGCATCTTAACACGACAATCCAAGGTTATTACTACTGTGTCGTTTCCTTTTGGATAatcatttataagaaaaaataaaatgaaactaaTTTTTCGTTAATATATAAATCTGATTTTAATTCATGCTTATGTTAGTTCTAACTaatgaataaatattattttgttcatattgttttcttttcttcatgcatccatcatgtattaatatatttaaatatttattggtgttttttattttataattatagacattcaaattcattaacttcaaattatttatttcagataTCGGATACCGAAAATGGTACTCCATCACCTAAACAAATAATAGGATCAAGTGTAGGAAACAAAACTTATTAGGGGTGAAcaatatatgttttaattttaaattatctatcaacttttgaacagtttgttttaattttaaattatgcatCAACTTTTGGACaattatttgtgttttaattttcaattatgtatcaacttttgaaaaatattatgtgtgttttaattttcaatgcaaTGAACAGATGCTtataactttatatattatttcattttattagtattttatttttctaatgaaaatatattatgtttggTTTAATTGTGCAAACCAGATTATAAAAAACTGGTGGCTAAATTccatttatttagaattaaaattacgtcaATTGAAAccgaaatattatttttacaattttattataatactgACAGTTAAAAATGTCACATTATACCCTATATAATGGtgtttaaatgtttttcaatgaattaaattgTGACAGTTATGACTCACgctacttacatataaaaatcgTCATTTTAAACAAAGTGTTAAAATGACGGGTGTTGCGGCGGTTAGCGTAAGActgccacattaaactttgtggcggccacTTCTGTGACGGTTTGGGAAACCGTGACACGCGTATATTGTGGCATTTATAAACGTcagtttatacgaaaataatCGTCACcatatacaatattttttatagtgTGTGGATAACGATAATTTGAATGATATGGAATCATAGCAAACTAGGGAAGATAAATGTACAAgaagtttttttatataacacaACTAAATGCTTGGGTATGACTAACACATAAGATACCTACAACCAGGTTCTCTTATTCAGACTGAGTACAATGTCTAAAAGTATCTCTAAAATGTCTGTCGTGAATATTCTGCTTAATATAAATgtgatataataaaaaaaatctatttttttaacatataagTTGGTTATTTATCATTCccatgtgataaaaaaaattaataaatgaatatttaaCAAGTTAATTAAATGTctaaaaacacataaaaaaatagaaaaattatattttgacatCTTTAgagttgtatataattttttatttaatagttttagaattaaatgatataaaattaaaataatattattattagtattaagagaaaaaaaacaccAAACTCATTTGAGGGACATGGTGAGGGAAGCAGAGCACACGCTGCGGTGAGGCGCATTGGCCATGGTTTAGGTCGTAAACCACCTGTTAAGTCTAATGACtttataacatttttcttttccaaCTTTCCCCGTGGCTTCGGGGAAAGGG comes from the Phaseolus vulgaris cultivar G19833 chromosome 8, P. vulgaris v2.0, whole genome shotgun sequence genome and includes:
- the LOC137824725 gene encoding uncharacterized protein, whose translation is MRSGVAAGILMLLGLWRKGKVLEVIPAKKRKIGDFNEFIDKNMLVELPLVGKKFTWYKPDGFAKSRLDRFLVSMEWLQMWPTSKQYVQQREVSDHCAIVAKSWDKDWDPGPFKTIDAWLLEPGFKDLVKDKWNNYEVQGNRMSKLKDKLKLLKGDIKEWNRSIFGNIEESKRIIMMEIEKLDVKDAECDLL